From Cercospora beticola chromosome 6, complete sequence, a single genomic window includes:
- a CDS encoding mitochondrial 37S ribosomal protein mS45 encodes MPPRIQPHRLTTQSTCQCFRTRPSGLTEGTSVAVPSQQKRDFHPKSKATKLRRNMWEWLNGPGKAFRDPLPGSTNYMSAYDKYGNLLRSRRGRDNAQRGGPSPPALEAEIDVPPVEEEEEIQRKERQKGMDEDEITANKAKRDAQRAAKAEIESRSGLPKERPSDMRPFPLNQNFRSQSVLSEELREEIYRQVVAAGVDISTVSAAFGIDLRRVGAVVRLKSIEKRWQAENKPLAKAYNDAVLAMLPQTPYKPNDPRQQIYEHETVNDLPVHPATRQQLFVPVSESRQFTREDAAKAFHDKLLPADKRIPHPELVTLEKEHLAGVSRSERWANQQQRDEAARVAKEKAEAKKAAWEERTQRIVSTRRWDFKFQDISAEKVGKNGRSREGVGARYGMPHEDRKRGMVKIPTSVE; translated from the exons ATGCCTCCACGAATACAGCCTCATCGGCTGACGACTCAATCAACATGTCAGTGCTTCCGCACGCGGCCATCCGGCCTCACTGAAGGCACCTCTGTCGCCGTTCCATCGCAGCAGAAGCGCGACTTCCATCCCAAATCCAAGGCCACGAAACTGCGCCGTAATATGTGGGAATGGCTCAATGGACCTGGAAAAGCTTTTCGCGATCCTCTACCGGGCAGCACAAATTATATGAGCGCGTACGACAAGTACGGCAACTTGCTCCGTTCCAGAAGAGGACGGGATAATGCTCAGCGCGGAGGGCCTTCACCACCAGCACTGGAGGCAGAGATCGACGTTCCTCccgtcgaagaagaggaagagatccAGCGCAAGGAAAGGCAAAAAGGAATGGACGAAGATGAAATCACCGCCAACAAGGCGAAAAGAGATGCACAACGAGCCGCGAAAGCTGAAATCGAATCAAGGAGTGGGCTACCCAAGGAAAGACCCAGCGACATGAGGCCCTTCCCTCTCAATCAGAATTTCCGATCGCAGAGTGTGCTGTCTGAAGAGCTGCGAGAAGAGATCTACCGGCAAGTCGTGGCCGCTGGCGTTGATATTTCCACTGTCAGTGCTGCGTTTGGCATTGACTTGAGGAGAGTCGGCGCCGTGGTGCGTCTGAAGAGCATCGAAAAGCGATGGCAAGCTGAG AACAAACCACTGGCCAAGGCGTACAATGACGCCGTCTTAGCCATGCTGCCACAAACGCCATACAAGCCCAACGACCCCAGACAGCAGATCTACGAGCACGAGACAGTCAATGACCTTCCTGTGCATCCGGCCACACGGCAACAACTCTTTGTACCAGTTTCGGAATCACGTCAATTCACGCGCGAAGATGCTGCCAAAGCTTTCCACGACAAGCTTCTGCCCGCAGATAAGCGTATTCCTCATCCGGAGCTCGTCACCCTCGAGAAGGAGCACCTGGCTGGCGTGAGCAGGTCTGAACGTTGGGCCAACCAGCAACAACGTGACGAGGCAGCGAGAGTTGCAAAGGAGAAggcggaggcgaagaaggcagcatGGGAAGAGCGGACACAGAGGATTGTGTCGACCCGGAGATGGGATTTCAAATTTCAAGACATTAGCGCGGAGAAGGTTGGAAAGAATGGCAGGTCGAGAGAGGGTGTCGGTGCCCGCTATGGTATGCCGCACGAGGACCGCAAGAGAGGCATGGTTAAGATTCCCACGAGTGTTGAGTAA